The following is a genomic window from Streptomyces chrestomyceticus JCM 4735.
AGGTGGGCCTGGCGGGCGAGGTCAGGCGGGTGACGGGGGTGCAGCGCCGGCTGGCCGAGGCGGCCCGGCTCGGCTTCACCCACGCCCTGGTCCCGGCCGACCCGGGCAAGATCCCGGCGGGCATGCGGGTGCTGGAGGTGGCCGACGTCGGCGAGGCGCTGCGGGTGCTGCCCAAGCGGCCGCGCCGGGAGCCGCCGCGCGAGACGGCCGCGGCCGAATAGCCGCCGGTGACGACGCTCCTCGCGGGGCGGCGGGCGCGCCGTCTGCCCCGCTGAGCAGGCGTGCGCGCGCGGCGGACGCACGGTGACACGGCCGCCGCGCGGGCGGACGGCGTGACTTTGCAGACAGCCTCCGGCCTGGGCGCCGGTAGACTTTGCCCCGGTCTCGCCTGTCAATGAAGTCGTGCCGTCGGCCCGCGCAGCCCGTGAGCTGCGCGACCAAGGCATCTGCCGGGCGGCCTGCGGCACCGACAGACCTTGCGACGGAGGAGTGCAGTGGCAGCCAACGACCGGGCATCGTCGTCTGGTGGCAGGTCCGGTTGGGGGCCGCCCGCCCGGAGGTCGGGCGACAGCGGCGGCACGGAGGGCCTGATGCGCGCCTCGCTGAGCGCCGTGGCGCCCGGCACCGCGCTGCGGGACGGCCTGGAGCGCATCCTGCGCGGCAACACGGGCGGTCTGATCGTCCTCGGCTTCGACAAGACCGTCGAGTCGATGTGCACCGGCGGCTTCGTGCTGGACGTGGAGTTCTCGGCGACCCGGCTGCGCGAGCTGTGCAAGCTGGACGGCGCGCTGGTCCTGGACAAGGACATCACCAAGATCCTGCGGGCCGGTGTGCAACTGGTCCCGGACGCCTCCATCCCCACCGAGGAGACCGGCACCCGGCACCGCACCGCGCAGCGCGTCTCGATACAGGCCGGCTTCCCGGTCGTCTCGGTGAGCCAGTCGATGCGGCTGATCGCGCTGTACGTGGACGGTGAGCGCCGCGTCCTGGAGGAGTCGGCGGCGATCCTGTCCCGCGCCAACCAGGCCCTGGCGACGCTGGAGCGCTACAAGCTCCGGCTGGACGAGGTGGCCGGCACGCTGTCCGCGCTGGAGATCGAGGACCTGGTCACGGTCCGGGACGTCACCGCGGTCGCCCAGCGGCTGGAGATGGTGCGCCGGATCGCGACCGAGATCGCCGAGTACGTGGTCGAGCTGGGCACGGACGGCCGGCTGCTCTCCCTCCAGCTCGACGAGCTGATCGCGGGCGTCGAGCCGGAGCGCGAGCTGGTCGCCCGCGACTACGTGCCCGAGCCGACGGCCAAGCGCTCCCGTACGGTGCCGGAGGCGCTGTCCGAGCTGGACGCGCTCAGCCACGCCGAGCTGCTGGAACTGCCCATCGTGGCCCGCGCGCTCGGCTACAGCGGCTCGCCCGAGACGCTGGACTCGGCGGTCTCGCCGCGCGGCTTCCGGCTGCTGGCGAAGGTGCCTCGGCTGCCGGGCGCCGTCATCGACCGGCTGGTCGACCACTTCGGCGGGCTGCAGAAGCTGCTCGCGGCGAGCGTGGACGACCTCCAGGCGGTGGACGGGGTCGGCGAGGCCCGCGCCCGGTCCGTGCGCGAGGGCCTGTCCCGGCTGGCGGAGTC
Proteins encoded in this region:
- the disA gene encoding DNA integrity scanning diadenylate cyclase DisA, with product MAANDRASSSGGRSGWGPPARRSGDSGGTEGLMRASLSAVAPGTALRDGLERILRGNTGGLIVLGFDKTVESMCTGGFVLDVEFSATRLRELCKLDGALVLDKDITKILRAGVQLVPDASIPTEETGTRHRTAQRVSIQAGFPVVSVSQSMRLIALYVDGERRVLEESAAILSRANQALATLERYKLRLDEVAGTLSALEIEDLVTVRDVTAVAQRLEMVRRIATEIAEYVVELGTDGRLLSLQLDELIAGVEPERELVARDYVPEPTAKRSRTVPEALSELDALSHAELLELPIVARALGYSGSPETLDSAVSPRGFRLLAKVPRLPGAVIDRLVDHFGGLQKLLAASVDDLQAVDGVGEARARSVREGLSRLAESSILERYV